The Ziziphus jujuba cultivar Dongzao chromosome 5, ASM3175591v1 genome segment TCTTTTCTCAATCGGCTTGAATTTCTTCCTTGGAAATCCGATTACTCTGATCATGATGTCTCCACCAGTCAAGAAGGTACTGTTTTCTTATACTACTTCCTTGCGTTTACAAAACCCATCTTTTTTCACTAAAaaattccttcatttttttttatttttttttaaatctgaatAAAAAAACCCTGTTTCTGAAATTTTTGCTTGTAGTTTCTCGTGTGACTATTTTCTCGAGCAGTGAAAAAATTCGAGGGAAAATATGGCTGGTTAGAGGAATTTTGTTTTCTCCTTTTACAaaggtgtatatatacatggagTTGTTCACTTGTTTGaggataatttataatataaaatgccATGGAAAAAGAATAGAGAAACTACATCAAAATCACAGAAACAGTTGGTGGGATTCAAGCCCTTTTGGCAAAAatagcacttaaaaaaaaaaaaaaaaaggttttaaacaCGTAAGGGGCCTTGAAATCAATTGAAGCGATTGTAGTCTGCAAACTGAAAGTAGTTAAATCATTCATGATTTACTTTTGGAGTACTGTTTCAAGATTAGTGaagaacaaaatataatttaatgacTTAATGATGTTTGGTAAATCTGATCAATTATAAGACCATAAAAAGGATCAACTAGTTTGACAAACATGTTCAAAAAGCTGCATACTTTCcctttcttttaattaattaacatatttttcttCTGGCTATGATAAAAAAGCTAGCTAGGTTAGCTATATTTTACTTTTCACTTAATCTTGCAGATTGGTGCAGTGAGAATCTAGGAGGGGCCCTTTGGACCATTTTCCATATCTATTTGATGTCATTTCTCACTAATCATGTTTTTGGAATGTTTTTATATACAGTAAGATTTGTGTCAATGCTTGTGAATTTTACCACTCCCAAATATAGCTCAAATGTAATTTTTGTGTCCATAAATTCATGATTTAGTTGGACATTTTCGTTTGTCTAGAGACCATATCCACATGATACAGTAAATTTTACTGTTTGTGATGACTTTTCACATTTTACAACAAAGTCTGTTTTTTATCTTAACTTTTGCCACCCAAAATCACAAACCCAATTCAACTTTTCAACAGATTCATTCATATCAATCAAGTTTGAAGAGAATGGTGTTGCTTCATGGGAAAAAAACACAGTCTCTAAGGTAGCCCTTGAAAACTGCAACAATATGTCCTGGAATCACAGCTTTAACAAGGAGACCAACAAGGAGTCAAAGACTGTGATAGAGCATGGGAAACCACGTGCCTCTTCACTTAGATGGCGGAAGCGGATTGGTCATCTATTCCAGCTAATCAGATGGAAGAGAACCAACAAAGGGAACGTGTGCCACGTCAGCAGCAAAGTGGAAGGAGTCAAGGTGAGAAAAGGTTGGATAAGAAATCTGACACAGAAGAGAACCGTGGAATAAAAGAAGGAAGCAGAGAGAAAGTGACAAAAGAGGTTTTTCCTCCACCATattacctctctctctctctctctctctctctctctgtgggcAGTATAACACCCAAAGTGGCTGTAAAGTCATATATTATTGAGAGGGTATAGAGTCAAAATTGTTACTTTTCAGCGCTACATAAAATTGTGCTTTCTTTGCTTCATGAAAAACTCTTTGGGGGTGGTTCTTTATACTTTTCAGCACTACATAAAATTGTGTTTTCTCCGTTTTCTTTATTCTTCATTATTCTTTATATAAATGGTACAGGCTGTAAAAGGATTCTTGAAAGCATGCTTTGGTTTCACGATGaatggtatgtatatatatatatatataaagaataagagaaatttgtgaattttcttTGTACATATCAAAGAGTACTGAGAAGACCCATGTTAGGGTGCACATAGTGGGAAACAATGAAGCAAAGCCACTGGGGGCCACAAAGGACCCTTTCCTTATGCTGCTGAAACTTGTCTTGTAGTTGTCTTCTTGATAGAATATCTCTCCGGTTTCTTACTTGCTTCCCACGCACAATTCAAATTGGAATTCACCAAAAGGAATCAAATTTTGCAAGTTTCCTAAATAGCTTTTAGACAAGCGTGCAgggatttaaattcaaaattactaCTTAAGGTCTGTTTGATAAATAGTGATGTTTgctaaatggtaaaaataataatgtttgatAAATGATAAAGTTAATGAGAATATAATttaactgaaaaataaaaatttttctgTTTACATAGTTATTTagagataaaagaaaatataaacagGAATCTAATTCtcgatttaaaagaaaataggtgaaaaaattatatctatttttggaaatatcattttgaaaatccttaaaaaattagttaaagggatttttctaaaaatgcaagtttatctttaatttgtaatacaattatt includes the following:
- the LOC107421050 gene encoding uncharacterized protein LOC107421050, which gives rise to MNGYREENSYCYFHPSEAVVGVCPLCLNERLLILASRKGHHHHHSSATTARASYRAQNVMHNKKPSISFPKIFAFSSFLNRLEFLPWKSDYSDHDVSTSQEDSFISIKFEENGVASWEKNTVSKVALENCNNMSWNHSFNKETNKESKTVIEHGKPRASSLRWRKRIGHLFQLIRWKRTNKGNVCHVSSKVEGVKVRKGWIRNLTQKRTVE